A window from Lampris incognitus isolate fLamInc1 chromosome 5, fLamInc1.hap2, whole genome shotgun sequence encodes these proteins:
- the fdx2 gene encoding ferredoxin-2, mitochondrial, with protein MAVSAAVRSSVGLSWRLTHRVMPDCGSCPLYRLNACVGGIASPSTGRCFDRFRTSHRNLQTTIGLYSNEEMSSNAEDPDDVVNVVYIDRSGQRIPVKAKVGDNVLYLAHRNGIELEGACEASLACSTCHVYVNSSHLDKLPEPVEREDDMLDMAPSLQENSRLGCQIILTRELDGIELTLPKVTRNFYVDGHVPKPH; from the exons ATGGCGGTGTCCGCTGCGGTCCGGTCGAGCGTGGGACTGTCTTGGAGACTCACGCATAGAGTTATGCCAGACTGTGGCTCATGTCCTCTGTACAGACTTAACGCCTGTGTCGGTGGTATAGCCAGTCCGTCAACAGGGCGATGCTTTGATCGTTTTCGGACTTCACATCGAAACTTGCAGACCACAATCG GTCTATACAGCAATGAAGAGATGAGCTCCAACGCGGAGGACCCAGACGATGT GGTCAATGTGGTGTATATAGATCGGTCTGGCCAGAGAATCCCAGTGAAGGCTAAAGTGGGAGATAATGTGCTGTATCTGGCTCACAGGAATGGAATTGAACTGGAAG GAGCCTGTGAGGCATCACTAGCCTGCTCAACATGCCATGTTTATGTGAACAGCAGTCATCTTGACAAACTTCCAGAGCCAGTTGAAAG GGAGGATGACATGCTGGACATGGCGCCCTCACTTCAGGAAAACTCCAGGCTGGGCTGTCAGATCATTCTTACCCGGGAACTGGACGGCATTGAATTGACCCTGCCCAAGGTCACCAGGAACTTCTACGTAGACGGTCATGTTCCCAAACCCCACTGA